Sequence from the Mauremys reevesii isolate NIE-2019 linkage group 5, ASM1616193v1, whole genome shotgun sequence genome:
AGCTGCCACTTTTACCTCATTTGTTGCTtcctacaaaaaaaacaaaacaaaacaaaacaaaaaaagagaaagactGAAGTAACTGAAGCCGGTTGCACTAGCCAGAGTTGTTTATATGAGTCAAGATCTTATTTCTGTGCATAAGTTCTGAATGAACTCACCCAACTTTCTGCGGATACAGTCATTagtcataaatattcattgagtCGTTTGGCTAAACAATTTTCAGCCTTCGAGTTGCTTGCAAGCTGCTTAGTTAGACTATTCATTATTAGCTCCTTGTGGGTGGATGACTGGTCACCTTAGTCACGTGATATtttgccctgcccttccctgaggAGGTAGTGAGACACAGACAGCTTCAAGATATTCAGAGAGCTTTCCTGGAATAAACTGtcccccaaaaggaggctgacttcctttggaacaagagagggatttttccatgggttttcctgctgccaaactagattctaaatccaatgctgctgcttttggagatagctcagattctgtctgtcttagagctttatactgccacttatccctatagtatcagagcgcctcccacataacatcagtatcaaaaatgaaatccctagtaGACTTTGGGAAAGACGTGCTCATTAAGAAACCACAGGCTTGTCTCTGTGTCTGAGATCATGTGTCtcgggtcctgatcctgcaaagcacttaagcacatgtgtaactttcacatgtgagttttcccatcttatgcatgtgcacaagtgctgtctaggacctgggctttggtctggaggaaggtgtgggcctctaacagaagaatacattttcatttcagtatatagtttactctgccccgcccccccccaaaaagagagttttaattagttaaagctttggatcctttgattagTAGCTCAGGAGAACTAACTTACCTGAGTCTCTCTCATCTGGTCTGAGGCTAGGCTTACAATGTTTTTCACTAGCCTTATCTCTAGGCCCCCGGTGTCCTGCTGTAACACCCCCTCCAGGATATAGTAAATGGCTACTCTGTTTTGCTGGGgacaaaccagaaaagagaaaaaaaattcggaaaagtttttcttgatgaccacacagtaatttgacaaataagcccctgccctaaagagcttccaatccaaacATGAAATGATTAGCCCAAGTCTTATCATAACAGAGCAGGTCTGtggccaggaagagaatccatatctcctgagtcattatccagagtcctatcccctaggccacactgactcctcagccagcatgctcacacaactactccattgacttaattggtgtAAAACATGCCATGCCCTCCATAATCACCATATTAGCAGCACTTCAGAAGCAGCGGAacaattgacatattttaatcttcctgcagagaaaaaagccagaagaagcctccttcactgcccccttctcgagtttcatttattgaaaacaaacaataaaaaggagccccttgcccttgctctagtcactccagacagaattggtaaatgtGTAATTACAAAATACCCAACTCCCGCAGTAAGTCCTCAACAGCTCCTAGCGGAAATTAGCTCAGCAGTTAGATCTACATTGACAGTCGCACACTCAAAGGTGTCTTTTATGAGGCCCATCAGTgtagaaattcacagatgatactaaatatgggggagtttagtatcagctgggacagaaaaaaaataaagaggacacagagaaattaaaaacctgagcagagaacaagattcctttcagaaaactgcaaactagcacatctggaaaggatgtaactgacataatgggagggagaaaagtgggaagcaacaagtgccctgggggtgacagtgaaaaaccAAGTCAACGTGTATATGCAAGGGGTGACGGCTACCACACAGAGCCATGTGGGGTGGGTCTTGTCCACAGAGGGATGATGGCACAATGCAGGAAGATGACAGTTCCTCTCTGTTCATCTAAGGTGTGACTGCATctggattattgcattttctagcaccacattcccagagagcaacaaactggaagtaattcatgggagagcaaaaaaagaatgcaggggggtggcagaactgacttctgaatagagccctgcaacctgacccaaaTCCTATGGGACCTGACTACAGGCATCAGGGTCAGGTTGGATGAAAAAACAACTGGCTCTTGGGCTCAGGTCAGGTCGGCTCTCCTCCTTTAGCTCATGGGATCAGCACAACAGGGGGCAGTGTCAGAGGATGAAGCCATCGATGCACATCGTTGCCGCTGCGCCGGCTCCATGAGCAGGATGCAGTGGCAATATCTggtttggggggaagggttgggaccaggatggaaaatgattcaaccctctcaaggtgaggtgagtgggcttggggccagttcaggttgggcttcaaaactgggcctgagcagacctctacttctgaagacagactgaaagaaCTGCCAAAGGCAGATGCGGCAAAAGGAGGACtatgaggggacatgataataccaTACAACTATATGTAGTGTGTGAACatcaaggaggaagaggaattttTTAGGCAGTGATGAGCTCCAGCTGGTTCGCACGGTTCCGAGAACCGGTTgtaaaatttagaagcctttttagaaccggttgttccaggacaagcggttctaaaagcttttaaatttaacaaaggctagggcagctgtccacccggcccggccccaactcacctcaccctctcccctgaatgctccaccctccttctcctccccttcccctgcttcccgcgaatcaaatgttcgcgggaagcctgaaaaatgcagcaggcaggtaagctgggcgcGGGGGGGACGGTGTGTGCATGGCCCAgtccggctccccctggccctggcgGCGCCCCAGCCAAGCACCACTGGCTGGGGCTGGTCGGCTGGCGGCTCGGACCCGGCCCAGCTGGGGACCCGCAGCTCGGCCCGGCCGGAGTCGGGCCGCGGCCcggcctcccagccccagccaggcggCCCGGCCGCCCGGCCTGGCCCCAGCGCTGGCGAGCAGCCCCTGGCGCCGGCTGGCGGCCCCAGCCCGCGGCCCCGGCGCCAGCTGGCGGACCCGGCCGAGAGTCGGGCGGCTCCGGCCCGCCCGGCCagcggctcggcccggcccggaGTCGGGCCCGGCTCCGGCCCGGTGCGGCGGCGGCTCGGGCCGGCCGGTCGGGcccagcggctccggcccggtgcGGCAGCGGCTCGGCCCGGCCGAAGTCGGGcccagcggctccggcccggtgcGGCGGCGGCTCGGCCGGCCGAGTCGGGcccagcggctccggcccggtgcGGCCAGCGGCTCGGCCCGGCCGGCCCGGTCGGGcccagcggctccggcccggtgcggcggcggctccggcccggccggAGTCGGGCCCAGCGGCTCCGGCGGCCGGCGCGGCGGCTCGGGCGGCCAGtcgggcccggcccggcggtcGGGCCAGCCGGCTCGGTGCGGCAGCGGCTCCGGCCGGCAGCGGCTCGGCCCGGCCGAAGTCGGGcccagcggctccggcccggtgcCCGGCAGCGGCTCGGCCCGGCCGGTCGGGCCCGGCTCGGCCCGGTGCGGCGGCTCGGCCGGCCCGGCCGAGTCGGGCCAGCGGCTCGGCGGTGCGGCGGCGGCTCGGCCCGGCCGAAGTCGGGCGGCTCCGGCCCGGTGCGGCagcggctcggcccggcccggccggtcGGGCGGCGGCTCGGCCGGCCCAAGTCGGCCCGGcggcggctccggcccggctgGCGGCTCGGCCCGGTGCGCCCAGCGGCTCGGCCCGGTGCCGGCCCGCGGCTCGGCCCGGTGGCGGCCcggcggctccggcccggcaagTCGGGCCCGGCTCCGGCGGTGCGGCTCGGCCCGGCCCAGGAGTCGGGCCCCTACGGCACTGGTCGAGGTCGGCAGGCGGaccggacccaggcagtgtggtaaggggcagggagcagggaggcagtGTTCGGTGTGTTGtggggtcagggtggtcagagggcagagaacaggggattgaatggggacaagggtcccggggggcagtcaggaaggagcaggggttggatgaggtggcaggggcagtcagggacagagagaaggagtagttggatggggcaggggtcccagggggccatcaagaataagaggagagattggatggggctgcaaggggcagtcagacgacagggatgggtcagaggtcccaggggggtgtcaaggaacatggggggttggatggggcatgacccccggggggggcacgaccccctcatgaggtgaggaggagggaaccggttgttaatattttggcagctcatcactgcatttaggtaaaagtaggagtaatgggattaaactaaaaaaagacatacaatttagactttaataacaggaaaaatgcctcacctgtgagATGGGTCTATAAGGTTATGACATAGTCTTCCTAGGAAAATAGCGGAAGTTCAGTCattaggggcttttaaaattagtttggccaaaccagtgggaaatggccatttggaatggttctgcattcgcagggaaatggactggatgatccaatagatcttttccatctctgtctcctgggagtctctataTCTAGGTGACCTGCATGCCAAGGTCATAAAGCCCTTTGGAATGttcagagccaatcagatctctCGATTGGCTAAACATTCCATTGGTGCTGcttgaaaaggaggcttctgcaaactgcaatcagaacacacagctccactggggagaagctccttccattcatttttaaatgtcaggaggatttgtttaattgaaaattgtcactgataatttatgaatacataagcGCTACATAATACAAGTAGCTCTGGATTAGgcaataattttattctttaaaaccaaagAGATTCATCATTAatcaagtaattcaaataattaaagtactaggaggccaagacaagcagttcggttctgctcataagggctagtgggggaggccagactggggcaggggctgaatgggagtggagacccAGTGTTACAGGGGAGGAGGTTCAGAACCACATAGTgatggggaggaggtgcagagctacacagggacagGGGATGGTTGGGTGGGGCATAGAGCCACATTGGGATGGGAGTGGGTATCTGAGtggggtgcaggaacacatggaggcaggggcagatgccttactgaatgggagaggttaggagtcagccagggtctgcatgggagaGCTCCTAACAATTCCTCCCGCCCCTCCcaaaaaactgttccatacctttcccatccgcaaccctccaagttcacccaggctccttccctccctctccctcagctcctccattacctcCACCAAGCCATGAGGGTGCAAGAAATATGGCTCTGTAGTGAGTTGAAGTGAAttgttactcagagttctgtattaatatgcatagtaaggaatctatttgtcaaaagaTTTCCTCAATCCTTTTGTTGTCTAttgatacagacatacttgctgacagggattttgaaataaataatttgaactggtgcaattatattgtatatttgcagaaatgttaaaatactgtgcgcatcattttatttttgttgcagAATCCGCCCCTGgaaaatatatagataaggtcccttcagtgctataatctcaataatctttcttatgatgacatgagtgttggttaggaataagagcagggagtcagttcacttgggttttattcacattcttttactaACTTGCTAAGTGGTGTTGAGCAAGTAACTGAATTCCCTGTGACacaaatcatctgtaaatggggatcatgcttaccattctcacaagggtgctgtgagtcttaattcactagtgttaggtaagtgctttgagatttttggatgaagatgctaaagaagggcAAAGTATTATTGGAAGAGATTACTGCAGGTCCTATAgtgtacttttactatatacaacccatgtactccactgtgtgaaaacggacaatgctctttttatagagcattatatcaacctgatctgtaataacagcattttgcatgatGGAGGATAGAAGGGTGAATACAGATTATGCTGCTGGTGCACCAGGCCAAGTTCTATACTGAATTACCCCATGCATTcccaggaagtcaggcagaatttggtgtggacacatggaaagcagatttaatttcaTGAAACTGCCCTACCTTATCCTGTTGCAATTTCTCCAGCAGAACTCTCACAACAGTAGCCAGCTTGGTCTTAGCTATAGAGGCAATCCTGAGGGCAATTCTGTCCTTATCTTGGTCATTCATGTGTGCCAGGAGGAAACAACctcattataaacacctgaaatttAATAAAAGGATTTGGCTGGTTACCACTGATAGTAGAATTGGTGCTGGCCTCTTTAATTCACTAtcagtaaagattctgcaggtgcccaaacactgtgaggagaagacgacctgggaatcatgtaaattctcttccttcctcctgatgaccaggtttgtgtgctgaaggacccagtgtgtttgggaggaaatcataatgaagaaaatttgtTCCTTTCAAGTAGATCGCCatgtaaaataatcttcctttccctctttactatcaattgatgaggtttgatagcatacagaataataatttatggcccaaattttcaaaactgggtgcctaaacttaagcacctaaatccatattaaggcacctacaccatgattcagcatcctaatcacatgcttaactctaagccaacaaagagacctaaagttaagcacatgctttaagagttttgcttagtcagacctcccccataacattcaatagaaactcagattctcaggaaagtttccaggtccagaggctgtaggccaagtcctcaactggtgtaaatcaacacagctacaaggaagacaacagagcaacactggtttacagcagctgaggttctggtcatacaaatggagaacattacaactaatctatctgtatgcctaggctttctgaatgtgtgtgtgaatagacTGGATCTAGAAAATACAATGCCTACCCTTACCTCTCTCAGTTACCTCCTGTTCACTCACAAGATTATTCATGTTTTAGTcttttttcaccacttcctccaGTCCTTTCTCCAAGAGCTCCTGTCCTGGTAGGcagctggcctctcagtctgtcatggccaggatAGCCAGTTCAGATTATGCAAGCACTATTATGACATCGATGTGACTGTAGCATACCACACAATCAGCTGCTGACCAGGTATGTGCTGTAATTACAtggacaagatcctcaaaggtatttaggctctaactcacactgaaatcagtagcttttaggaacctaaatacatttcaatatctgggcccatacatgtaagcagttcaataggaggctacatttgctccagtgtagaatttctcattctctcaacatcactttgaattttggtttggtccctctctcagtttaccacactttccagtattggttttacctgaaaatctgctcctggttgaCTTTATATAAATAAAGCatcaaacaaagaaagagaagaaactgccttggagaatgcacagtgacccttgagtgtggttggttggtttccctctgctttttaatttggttgatcaaaaagcctgatgaaaccttattgaactgtattacaaatattgattttatattattttacaatgaattgaaatGTATACTTAATTTCCTTGTCCTGCCAGACAAATcaactacattaatttttattgtgtttgatacAGTGTGGTGTCATATGTAGACCATATATAGAGCCAACTCTTGATTTTGGAagttatgttgcctttaaagCATTCAAAGTGATGACACTCTTTGCAGTAAACCATATGGAAAAAGAATTCCAATTACATTTGTCCCTTGCTATGTATAACCGATTTTGTGCCTTatcctttctgattttatccttacacgtatatgctattcttttgtacttctcCTTAGTAATTCGTCCATGtttcacattttgtaggatttctttttgattttcaggtcattaaaacttactattcttcctatctttcctttgtattggcagttgtgcctttaatattgtctccatgagaaacttcctgaactcctttatgccttagatattttccttatgggtggctacctaccaattctctgagtataTTGAAATGTGCTTTTTGTAGTCCTCCTTCTgtcattctcactccttcctttccttagaatcatgaaatctatcattcatgatcactttcacccaaatcaccttccaccttcacattcacaaccagctcctccctgttggtcaaaatcaagtctaaaatggttgtccTTCAGGTTACTACCttcattttctgaaacaaagctttgtccccagtacattccaggaatttactggataattttgtgttttgccatatttcttttttaacagctgtctaggtaggtaaaatcccccattattatcatcaggatttgatttttgaatatttctggtttttgttctagaaatgcctcatctccctcctcttcctgattgggtggtctgtaatagacccctaccaggacatcacccctgttttttccttcttttatctttactcagagactttcaactggtctgcttctcacctccttctggacctcagaacaactGTACAATGCAATATgtcctctgtttttttttcctgcctgtccttcctgaccaaGCTATAGCCCTCTATATCAATATTCCAGTTATGAGATTTAGCCTATCAAGTATCTGCGATGCCAGTTAAGCTCAGTTATGACATATGTACTAAAACTCCCAGATTTTACTGTTTattcctcattattattactccttccatttgtgtatagacatctaagatgttaagcagatacccaccatggatttcccttttgttactcctataattctactacaattttccacatctgcttttccccaaacatctagtcctctattaaggtcacctttttttaCCTGGTGGCTTTTTTCACCCGCCCCCTCTGAACTTAGTTTTAAGCTCTTCTCATAAGGTTGGTGAGTCGGCACATGAAGATGTTCTTCTCCTTCTTGGTCAGATGGACCTCATCTCTTCCAAGCAAACCTCCTTCCTGCAATAGCAGCCCATGGTAGAGGAAGTCAAACCCTCCCATAGACCCATCTTCATAACCCTATTATGTGGACCCATTGAGTGTGTATTGAGCAGAAAGCACACTCACTGCAGGAGATGAAGGGACTGAGTTAAACTGCAGATGTCAAGTTCACATACTTCCATTTTCAGTGACTAATCTCTTAAGCCAGAGGGAATGGCTAcggtaaaaaaaagtatttctgtagatcagcatgtgattatttgtattgcagcactgcctcatagtcccagtcacagaccaggatcccattgcgcTAGGACCTGTACAGACATAGAACAAGATGGTCCTTAACTGTCATTAATTAAGACATATCAACAGCACAACAAACAGACAAGAGGATaataaagcaagcaaaaaaaTCCCCTTTGAACCAGGTACCAGCATGTAACTAATAGAATGCTACATATTTAGAGAACTTTCTCTCTGATTCAGGGTCTGATGTGACTAAGCCCCTGTTCCATACCATTGTGTAAACTGGGGACTTGTACAAGATGGAAGGTATACAGTGGCACACAATCGAGGCCTACTCCATTTTTAGTACATAAACAGGAGGCCACTCTGTAAGAAGCTAAGGCCATGGTCAGCACAGAGAATTTGCCTGTCTCTGTGTTGGTGTTATGCACCCCTCACTatctgcacctggctccataaacTTTGGCCTTTCAAGAATGCAGCACTGTGTAGGAGCATGGGTAATTGTAATAACGCTTGTTCATTGCAGCTGTTAACATCAGGGCAAGGCATCCACATATAGGTCCACTACAGATGGACCAGTGATAGGAAGAGTGTTCATGCATGTGACAAGTAACACCATAAACTATTACAtgccacagaacaaattaagatcAATAACAGAACAACATTATGTGTGGCAAAGCCATGACAAACACTGTGCAGGCGTCAAGGAGCTCAGAAATTAGCACATCACACAAACACTGCCTCAGCTTGACTTAGATCTTGGGCAATAGTAGACCCTAAAAAGGAGGCCACAGCTTTACACCCATGGTCACTGTGGTTtaattggctgcattttacaagagCTGGATCATAGGTTGACTCTGAGTGTATTTACATGGGGCAAGGTTTGCACAACACAAGCATTGTGCACACACTTCCCCTCAGAGCAGCTGCGGGTGGAGGTCTGACCATTCCCCCTCCAGCGGAGGGGGAGACACAGCATCTGCCCCTCACTGCGCATGGGGGTGATTTTCTGGCGCACAAACAGCCCATGCTGTATTCTGCGTGGGGGAAGGCCCAAGCCCCATGCATGGGGTGGAGGTTCCGTCACCTCCTTTCCAATTTCAATCCTCCCCTCACGTGAGTGACCTGATGGTATAGccaggtggaggaggggtgggatgaCAGAACAGCTAGGGCACTAATGCGTCTTTGCGGTGCTGTCCTTCGTTGCTTCATTGTGTGTGACCGCTGCGTGCTGGCATGTGCTCCTGCGGCCGGTCTGCCCCGAGAGGTCAGGGCAGCAGGAACCCTCTGTCCACAGCTCAGAAAATgacaaggcagagctgctggagagtaGCCTTCTGAAGGACAGGTGCATAGCTCCGTCCTGGATTTCAGGTGCCTGAGTGAAGCCCCAGGCTGTTGTGGCAGCACAACATCTTTGCTCAGATttggatgggcctggctgctaagTAAGTGGGCATAACCCACCCAGGCCCATCTGTGGCTACGCCCTGATTCTCAGCCAAAGGGTTGAAAATACTGGTGAAAGAATATGTGGTAAGCGATCTTGTGGAGATAGGATAACGTCTTGTTGGTCACGTTTAGTCTCTAGAAGGctagcatgttatgattttgtttaataTGTAACTGTTTCCAAAATTCTCACTCTCTCTTGCTTGAATCGCTGTTCTTTGATGATAAATTTATTCCTGTTttcacacacactttctttttaAGTTCTGTGTGTTCAGTTGAGCAGTGGCCCTGAGTAGAATTGTACTATTCTTTTGGGATTAGTGGATCTAAAGGCGGTGTGAGTTTTCAATCGAACAGGGCGCAGCACTCAGGGGATTCTTGAAGGGATTCTTGATTAAGTATTGATAAAATGGAACACAAATACCTATGAGTCTCTTCACAATCTAGACCATTTTTAACACAATGGGATCACTATGGAACACCATTCGTGCCTTGAATCACATGTTCCATCCTGCCTAACTAAACAAAGGGCAGCTACAAGACCCCCATGCCCTTCAGTGTTGCCATTACCTTCTTCTGTACCTACACAACAACAAGATAAGGATTGCATAaaagacagggccggctctaggcaccagcaaaccaagcacgtgcttggggtggcacctttTCAGGGTGGCATTCGgccatctttttttgttttgtttgaggcGGCAAAATCCTAGAGCCAGCCATGACAGCAGCAGCACATTGTGCGCAGGGGTGCCCTGCGGCTGCTGCGGTTCAC
This genomic interval carries:
- the LOC120407097 gene encoding maestro heat-like repeat-containing protein family member 2A, with protein sequence MNDQDKDRIALRIASIAKTKLATVVRVLLEKLQQDKQNRVAIYYILEGVLQQDTGGLEIRLVKNIVSLASDQMRETQEATNEVKVAASNTLVTLASCYFDHVMYELHCHLKPPKLPEEFILVTLGNLSSAYARKCIPFVRVTLNTMFSMLEFVKDGRLRQAFCGGDAQ